A portion of the Leptospira noumeaensis genome contains these proteins:
- a CDS encoding sensor domain-containing protein yields the protein MQNEPLGSKILSGLTVKSLLSEYPNSFQVLDWEGNFISVTERFARFLEFEPKEIVGKSIVDFAHEDDKENTKYTFDSLAENPHIVNFENRLVTNSKEEVWIIWLLIPLRESKIILGFDRDITIQKDISFEFLLQQQKYKSIFDNLPMGIAITDEKGKIIETNKTARTYFNIQDGELLNRTLNIRKYTLIQPNGNKIYPRNSSLMRALRHKEVIRNLEIGLIKEEKITWFDILATPIPMENFGLAVAFLDITQRRHAEEKIAYMAFFDQLTNLPNRNSLIDKLFPIFEEARRHGNLVGVLAIDLDNFKIINDSRGHDFGDKIIKLVAYRIRESIRVYDLISRQGGDEFTVVLPDLSNERDAAVISESILDAMTHPFVIDGERIFVNISIGIALYPTDGKDSNTLLKNADSALNLAKSQGKNCYVFFTEELQTVVAERLEIENRMRIAIIENQFTLMYQPKIDLYTKKPTGVEALIRWRHPERGLISPNVFIPISEETGMILAIGEWVIKSAIQTMRFWKDEGISDVSMAVNISTKQFKHERLISTIAENLKLFKVDPHDLEVELTESSVMENADAAVRTMQEIRKLGAKIAIDDFGTGYSSLGYLKKLPISSLKIDRSFVSEITSDKDSKTIIHAVSNLAHNLGLSVVAEGAETEEQVRLLAESGVDLIQGFYFAKPMTSEDCLHFLKTELGISD from the coding sequence ATGCAAAATGAGCCATTAGGCAGTAAAATTCTCTCTGGACTCACAGTTAAGTCTCTCCTTTCGGAATATCCGAATAGCTTTCAAGTTTTAGATTGGGAAGGAAATTTTATATCGGTTACCGAACGTTTTGCTCGATTTTTGGAGTTTGAACCCAAAGAAATTGTAGGCAAATCCATTGTTGACTTTGCTCACGAAGACGACAAAGAGAACACAAAATACACCTTTGATAGTCTAGCTGAAAATCCGCATATTGTAAATTTCGAAAATCGTTTGGTCACCAACTCAAAAGAAGAAGTGTGGATCATTTGGTTACTCATTCCACTACGTGAATCCAAAATCATTTTGGGTTTTGATCGTGATATCACCATCCAAAAAGACATATCGTTTGAATTCCTCCTCCAACAACAAAAGTACAAATCTATCTTTGATAACCTACCGATGGGAATTGCCATCACAGACGAAAAAGGGAAAATTATTGAAACCAATAAAACAGCAAGAACCTATTTCAACATCCAAGATGGAGAACTGTTAAATCGTACTTTAAACATTCGTAAATATACTCTCATCCAACCGAATGGAAATAAAATTTATCCAAGAAATTCGAGTCTTATGCGAGCCCTTCGCCACAAAGAAGTGATTCGTAATTTGGAAATTGGTCTAATCAAAGAAGAAAAAATCACTTGGTTTGATATTTTAGCCACACCAATCCCGATGGAAAACTTTGGACTCGCGGTTGCCTTCCTCGACATCACACAAAGAAGGCACGCGGAAGAAAAAATTGCTTATATGGCATTTTTTGACCAACTCACAAACCTACCCAACCGAAACTCTCTCATTGATAAACTATTTCCCATTTTTGAAGAAGCAAGAAGGCATGGAAATCTTGTCGGAGTTCTTGCAATTGATTTAGATAATTTTAAAATCATTAATGATTCTCGTGGTCACGACTTCGGTGACAAAATCATCAAACTCGTTGCTTATCGAATCCGGGAAAGTATCCGTGTGTATGATTTGATCAGTAGGCAAGGTGGAGATGAGTTTACAGTTGTATTACCCGATCTTTCGAACGAACGTGATGCCGCCGTCATTTCTGAATCTATCTTGGATGCGATGACCCATCCATTTGTCATCGATGGAGAAAGAATTTTTGTTAACATATCAATTGGTATCGCACTTTATCCAACAGACGGAAAAGATTCTAACACTCTTCTAAAAAATGCAGACAGTGCCCTCAACTTGGCAAAATCCCAAGGTAAAAACTGTTATGTATTTTTTACAGAAGAACTACAAACCGTCGTTGCGGAAAGATTAGAAATCGAAAATCGAATGCGAATTGCCATCATCGAAAATCAATTCACATTGATGTACCAACCCAAAATCGATCTTTATACAAAAAAACCAACGGGTGTAGAAGCTCTCATTCGTTGGCGTCATCCGGAACGTGGGCTTATCTCTCCGAATGTTTTTATTCCTATCTCTGAAGAAACAGGAATGATTTTGGCAATTGGAGAATGGGTAATTAAATCAGCCATCCAAACCATGAGGTTTTGGAAAGATGAAGGGATTAGTGATGTTTCGATGGCGGTGAATATCTCCACCAAACAGTTCAAACACGAAAGACTCATCTCTACCATCGCGGAAAACTTAAAACTTTTTAAAGTGGATCCACATGACTTGGAAGTGGAACTCACAGAAAGTTCGGTAATGGAAAATGCTGATGCTGCCGTTCGTACGATGCAAGAGATTCGAAAACTCGGGGCTAAAATCGCCATTGATGATTTTGGAACGGGATACAGTAGTTTGGGATATTTGAAAAAACTCCCCATTTCTTCCTTAAAAATTGACCGATCTTTTGTATCAGAAATCACTTCCGACAAAGATTCCAAAACCATCATCCATGCTGTTTCCAACTTGGCACATAACCTTGGTTTGAGTGTGGTTGCCGAAGGTGCAGAAACCGAGGAACAAGTCAGATTACTTGCTGAAAGTGGGGTGGATCTCATCCAGGGATTTTATTTTGCCAAACCGATGACTTCTGAGGATTGCCTTCATTTTCTGAAGACAGAACTTGGAATTTCGGATTGA